The Diospyros lotus cultivar Yz01 chromosome 15, ASM1463336v1, whole genome shotgun sequence genome has a window encoding:
- the LOC127792115 gene encoding cytochrome P450 716B1-like: MDQFFKYLCLFLIPVLLLLKLIRRRSSQKLPPGSLGLPLIGQSFGLLGAMRSNAAEKWLEERVRKYGPISKLSLFGKPTVFIHGPAANKFVFNSDGDSIGNQQVTSIRKILGERNILELSGEDHKRVRGALVSFLKPESLKEYVGKMEAEVRRHLRLHWEGRQTVTVLPLAKTLTFNIICSLLFGVEFGSRRDELVDCFQQMMEGMWSVPLNLPFSRFSRSLRASARARAIAKDLIREKRLQLEQQTASPRQDLITCLLSIRDDDNRQVVSDDEIVDNILLVMVAGHDTSSILITFMLRLFCINPAIHAAVVQEQEDIVKSKKSSGESVLRWEDLAKMKYTWKVALETLRMFPPIFGGFRNTLKDIEFGGYLIPKGWQIFWASSMTHMDANIFKEPSKFDPTRFENQSSIPPYCFVAFGGGPRICPGYEFARLETLVAIHHIVTRFTWKLCCSDDSFIRDPLPVPAQGLPIQILPKTLP; the protein is encoded by the exons ATGGATCAGTTTTTCAAGTACCTTTGCCTCTTTTTAATTCCAGTCCTCCTCCTCCTAAAACTAATCAGAAGAAGATCGTCGCAGAAGCTGCCGCCGGGATCTCTCGGACTACCACTCATAGGCCAAAGCTTCGGCCTTCTCGGGGCGATGAGATCCAACGCGGCCGAGAAATGGCTGGAAGAGAGGGTGCGAAAGTACGGGCCGATCTCGAAGCTGAGCCTGTTCGGGAAGCCGACGGTGTTCATCCACGGACCGGCGGCGAACAAGTTCGTCTTCAACAGCGACGGCGACAGCATCGGCAACCAGCAAGTGACGTCGATCAGAAAGATCCTCGGAGAGAGGAACATTCTGGAACTCAGCGGCGAAGATCACAAGAGAGTGAGAGGCGCTCTCGTTTCCTTCTTGAAGCCGGAATCGCTGAAGGAGTACGTCGGCAAGATGGAGGCCGAGGTCCGGCGCCACCTTCGGCTGCACTGGGAAGGCCGCCAAACGGTTACG GTGTTGCCCTTGGCAAAGACACTCACATTCAACATCATATGCTCCCTTCTATTCGGTGTGGAATTTGGAAGCCGAAGGGATGAACTCGTGGACTGCTTCCAACAGATGATGGAAGGAATGTGGTCCGTCCCCCTCAACCTCCCCTTCTCTCGCTTCAGCCGCAGCCTGCGCGCCAGCGCTCGGGCCCGAGCCATCGCCAAAGACCTCATCAGGGAGAAGAGGCTCCAGCTTGAGCAGCAGACCGCTTCTCCCCGTCAAGACCTCATCACATGCCTGCTCAGCATCCGCGACGATGACAACCGCCAAGTTGTCTCTGACGACGAGATTGTTGACAACATCCTGCTAGTCATGGTCGCCGGCCACGACACTTCCTCCATCCTCATAACCTTCATGCTTCGTCTCTTCTGCATCAACCCGGCGATTCATGCAGCTGTTGTTCAAG AGCAAGAGGATATTGTGAAAAGCAAGAAGTCTTCAGGAGAGTCAGTACTTAGATGGGAAGACCTTGCCAAGATGAAGTACACATGGAAGGTGGCATTGGAGACCCTGAGGATGTTTCCTCCCATATTTGGAGGGTTCAGGAACACTCTGAAAGATATCGAGTTTGGCGGCTACCTCATTCCTAAAGGATGGCAA ATATTCTGGGCTTCAAGCATGACTCACATGGATGCCAACATATTCAAAGAACCATCTAAGTTTGATCCAACAAGGTTTGAAAACCAATCGAGTATTCCACCTTACTGTTTTGTTGCGTTTGGAGGAGGGCCTCGGATTTGCCCAGGATACGAGTTTGCGAGGCTCGAAACCTTGGTCGCGATCCATCACATTGTCACCCGATTCACGTGGAAGTTATGCTGCAGCGACGACAGTTTCATTAGGGATCCATTGCCAGTACCTGCTCAAGGGCTTCCCATCCAGATCCTGCCAAAGACATTGCCCTAA
- the LOC127792619 gene encoding protein FATTY ACID EXPORT 5-like: protein MHDFCFTIPYGLILVCGGLFGYARKGSTASLAGGVGTGLLLLLAGYLSLRAFGKRTNSYLALILETVCAAMLTWVMGQRYSQTSKIMPAGIIAVISALMTGFYVYKLATGGNHIPPKSD, encoded by the exons ATGCACGACTTCTGCTTCACGATCCCCTACGGCTTGATTCTTGTTTGCGGAGGACTGTTCGGGTATGCCCGCAAAGGCAGCACGGCCTCCTTGGCCGGCGGCGTGGGCACCGGTTTGTTGCTCCTCCTAGCTGGTTATCTTAGTCTCAGGGCCTTTGGCAAGCGGACGAACTCCTATCTAGCCTTGATTCTGGAGACTG TTTGTGCTGCCATGCTGACATGGGTTATGGGACAGCGCTATAGTCAAACTTCCAAGATCATGCCGGCTGGTATTATTGCTGTGATCAG TGCTCTCATGACTGGATTTTATGTCTACAAGCTTGCCACAGGCGGAAACCATATCCCCCCCAAGTCTGATTGA